From the Pseudorasbora parva isolate DD20220531a chromosome 2, ASM2467924v1, whole genome shotgun sequence genome, the window aaaaataagaacaaTCAAACTAAAGAAATCATCTTAATATATAGGAGGATAAATATTAAAGCTTTGattataaatttaatttaacatgTGTGTTATTATCACCAAGTTATTTGTGAACgaaaaaatacaatataataatgaCATGAAACCTGAACACCACTAGTTGAACTTTCAATTTGTTTATTCAGAGTTCGGTTGACCgcacaaacaaaaaagaaaataaatttcacatttaCATGAAATCATAAATAAATCTGATTATAACACCAATACCTTCCTTGCACAACTGAAATCAAGTTGTCAGTATGTCATTACCAACTCTGTTTAAGCCACAAAAATCAAACCATTTACAGTAAATAAAACCATTAGCTAAGACAAAAGAACAGCCTACGATATTAAGACACcatgattaataaattcagtagAGTCAAACTGAAAGCATGTTATTCCATGTATTCAAATAACCCAACCCACTCTTGGGGATATATACAACGTCTTAATCTTACAGAGTCCTTAGTAATCACAAAATTCTCATCCGTAATCAAGCATAATCAAAGtctcttttttttgtctttttttggcAGAACAACAATTTATAGAAAAGGAATCACCctgtatttattttgagttttaaacaaaataacccAATTATATGTTTTGTAATATCACTAATGAAATCATAATGCAGGGATAAAATGCAGCGTCATAAcggaaattaaaataatttacaagTCAATTAGTCTTTTAAACAattagataaaataaaaataaaataaaaaaggcaacaAATTAATCAAATGCCAGATGACTGACTTGGACAAAACATGAGAAGCCCAATttcaaaatgttaaaataaagcaaaataataaataaaaaaaataaacaaagtcAATTATTAGTTTTTTTACATGCCAGTTGAAGTATCTAATGCTGTGATACAAATCCAAGTGGAAAACAAGAAGTTCCACTGCAGAAGTGGACTCAAAACCTAATGGATAATTTTTAGCAATAACTTCACTGTAAATGATAATTTCAGGATCTTCCGAGTTACTCTTACACACCCAACTAAAACTGCATTTCTGATAaggcaataaaaacaaaaaccatTAACTATTGAACAGGGGACCTCCAAGAACAAGGGGAAACAAAATCTAACAACATGTACGGCCAAATTGCAACTGACATGATGGTGATCTTTagagataaaataaataaatacatctatCTTTTATGGGTATTAAGGCAATGCAGTGGCTTTTATCTTAGTCGTGCTCCTCAAGCCGGTTTGTGATCAAAAATTCATACTTTACAGATTTCTGAACATCGAAAAGTACAATGAGGGAATTCATTTGTAAAGATATGAATGATAAATAAAACCCTTGCCTCTTCAAACATCACTGCATCGTATGCagtagccaaaaaaaaaaaatgcggaTATAATACACTGCACAGTCTATCATAAAATAATCAGTCGCAGGGAGTTTAATAACCTCCCATTGAGCATACGTGCAGCAATATTACAGTCAGTGCAATGCTCAGATTAGGCTGCTAAAGAGATCCCATTACACATGGGAAAACATATCACTGGTGCCCAACAAAATTCATCAGCAGAGGAGAGAAAGACAGAGGGAGAGGAACAAAGAAGTAGGTGAGGTTTGTGGTCCAAGACAGAGCACATCTACAGGATTAGTGAATATAAGCTCTGTAGACTGCAGACATGTCATTGTCCGACTGGTCCAATGCTTTTGCTCTCTTGTACACCTGCAGAAGTatgaaaaagatttttttttaaataaaaatatatgcaGAAATTGCATTTAGTCCtagaaaaaacaataaaaggatTTAATGTTATTTATAGAAACTGACAACTCATTTTATGGCCAGTATTGATAAACAGCATATATAAAACTTAAGTATTACTACTATACCaatcatatataaaaaaaaataataataataataaaatatatatatatatataggcattACATTATCAAGTGCTGAAAAGAAAGATATTTATTTGGAGATTTGCTAATGATTACATTTAATGGTGTTGTTAAATTATCTGTgctgttttttaaatattaacttCATGTGAATGTTAGATGACGACAAAAGGTAATCTGAATGTAAAAATGGTGACAATGAGAAGCACTattaaatatccaataaattatTCACAAATGACACTCCAAAATAATCCATTCAGTTACCAAATGTTGTCTTACCTCATTTGCAGCAGCTGCCATTGGTGTTGGATGATTCACCGAATCGCCCATTGAAATGGCTAATCTCAGGTCTTTCTGAATATGTTTCAGATAGTAATCAGGTTTGAAGTTGCCCTGCAAGATATCTGCAAATGAAAATCAAATGTTAAGGTAATACGGTCAATTCTAGTATTATTTAATCGTTCCAAAGGTTAAATTGTCATGCTGTGTTGCCAGTAGATTTTAATAGTTAGCATTTTCCATTcaagttttgaaaatatttGCACAAACATTTGTTACCATCTCAAAGCAGCACCATGTTACAGAAAATGGTTAAAAGGCAGGAGGATCCAATGGCTACAACTTACAGTAATCACAAAATGACTAGCGTACAGATCAACAACACACTTATTTGTAATCGCTTATGTGTAGAATCTTTAAGACATTTACAAATAAACCTACTCTGGCATTTCTGGTCCACAAATGTGCTTGCCATTTGTCCGTGGCAAAGAATATCCAAGAATGTTTGTTGTGACTGTCCTGTGGCCTGCGCCAAGGTCAATCCCTCTGCGATGGTTGCCATGAAACTGCCTTGAACCATGTTAAGGATCAGCATCATTCTTGCGGCATTTCCTGCTTCCCCTGCTTCGTTGGACAAAACAAAGTTAATATCACATGGTAACATGCATCAATCTCATACACACACCATAAATGAAAAGTGGTAGTACCTATGAAGAAAGACGTCTTCCCCATTGCCTGGAAGCAGCTGCTACAATCTTCATAAACACTACGGTCTCCTGCAGCAACAATGACCAGCATACCGTCATTGGAAAGCTGCTGGCTGCCCGAAACCGGGGCTTCTAGGAATCTGCCGCCTCTGGACGTGATGACCTACAGATTCAAATGAACCTTAGATATAGACTTCCTCCGTTAATGTCCTGACTGACTCGTCTGGATGATGTTGGTTACCTGTGAGAGCTCTGTGATGGTTTCTGGATCAACGGTGGACATCTCCACATAACATTTGCCTGGTCTGATTCCCTGTAGGACACCACTAGGACCTAACACAAGCTGAACgaaaataatactgtatttataAACCAAAGAAAAGCTGCTTGACGGATCGAAAACAAAGAGAGCCATTTATAAAACATTGACCTACATCTCTGGCAGCTTTTGGGTCTGATACGCAGGAAAATGTGATATCGCACATGGACACGACCTCCGCAGGCGTTCGTCCTAATCTGGCACCTTCTTGGATGAACAAATCACActgcaaaatgaaaaaaaacaaacaagttaAAATCATTGAAACTTAGTGTAACTTCAGAGCGACAATATTTAAACCCCTGACTGTACCTTTTCTGCTGTGCGATTCCAAACAGTTACAACATGCCCCATCTTCAACAAATTAGAAACCACACCACTTCCCATCAGTCCTAGTCCAAGGAACCCTATCCTgttgtgaaaataaataaactacattACAAACATTATAGGCATCATCAGTATAACGATTTAAATCAACAATTTATTTGTGAAATTAACACAAATTTCAGATTCAGGCTACACAGTATTTTCACTAAAATGAACCTGCTCATTAGAGTAACGCATTTGTTAATCAGATTACACTGGTTGAGTAGTGTGCTTGTTTTTGCATggtccaaaacaaaaacatggctCAGCAGAACATAGACATCAGCAGTACAGGAAGCCCTGTACAAATGCTTACCGGTGGGGTGGTGTGGGAGATAGCTCTGGggattttaagaatgtttagtcACTGAAATCAAGATTGCAATcagtttttattaacaaaactaAAGCTATAGAAATTTTAACTGAAGTaaatctgaaataaaatatacatattaaaaaaaaaattaacaaaatagaTATTGCCttgaaaattaaacaaaataagttGAAGTATTACAattactaaaaatataaaataataaagcacAAAACTaccaaaatgaaaatataaaaataaaatcttattcaaaatatgaataagCTCTGTTAgtgtataaatattttatttttttacccagCCTTATTCAATGATGTAAAATAGCATAGACTCctgaataaaacttttttcttCTAAGATTTGAATCCTGGAATTTTAATTTGGCCCCATATTTGCTTCTCACCGTTTCTGACCAGTAAAAACATGACTGCTACCTTTTGTCTGTAGGCGTAATGCTGCCATTGATGGCTGTGCTGTCTGCTGCTTGAATAGATGTTGATCTTGTGTccttttcaaaaaataaaacataatacatACAATTACTAAGCAATTCCAGCCAGCTAATAGATCAGCTTATTGAAGAAACCACAAGCTGTGAATTTCTAGGCAGTGCTCACCTCCTCAATTATCTTTAAACGTTTGGTGATGGGCTCCATTGATGAAGCTGGCTGTAAGGAAAGGGGAGGGTTTTTTGTAAATCAAAGTCTATTCAATATTCATTTCATAGATTTTCTAGAAAGTGCAAAGAGGTCTTGCACTCAAAGCATCCTAGATACACATTAAGGTGAAAACACCATGTACAGAGTCAGGCGAGGAAAACCAGGTGGAAACCTTTTAGCCACAACAGTCACAAATTATCTTAAGTGCATGTTACTCATTGCTCTGCCAGCTTTTTGTAAGGATTGCACTTATTATCATCTGCTGTCATGTCACGTGGCTCATACTGCCATATATCTGATGTGAGAGCCAGGAGCGAAGCCAGTGTTAGGAACTGAAAATCAAGTTATCATGCTCAGCCACATGCTCCACTTCAGTTTAACTGAAACTTATACAGGGCAGGAAAACGGCTGACACAGCCTACATGAAGATTTTTGAGAAAAGCCTCAGGCAATTAAGATCTCAGTGTCTCCTTTTTGGAGATAAATTTAAGATCAATTTGTTCTGACTGTGGCGCCTGAAAGCAATAGGGGAAAAGGACAAGCAAGAAGGAAATGTTCCTCTGAAGAGGAAGTACCAAGAGGAAAGGAAGAGTCATTTAAATAGTTTGCTAGTATAACTGGCACATGAACAGCAGCACAAGAGTAACTTGGCCGGGCATCTCTACTGgctgaaaacaatattttccaATACAGC encodes:
- the glyr1 gene encoding cytokine-like nuclear factor N-PAC isoform X2, producing MATVHLRIGDLVWGKLGRYPPWPGKVVSPPKDLKKPRGKKCFFVKFFGTEDHAWIKVEQLKPYHPHKEEMIKINKGKRFQQAVDAVEEYLKKAKGKDQTHSDDKSKSDKGRKAAKPMKIIEEDDEDAFKGGSSDKEQTDSDPEPSSVQRLVAGTVSGFKWESSPVKDDPHFHHFLLSQSEKPASSMEPITKRLKIIEEDTRSTSIQAADSTAINGSITPTDKRIGFLGLGLMGSGVVSNLLKMGHVVTVWNRTAEKCDLFIQEGARLGRTPAEVVSMCDITFSCVSDPKAARDLVLGPSGVLQGIRPGKCYVEMSTVDPETITELSQVITSRGGRFLEAPVSGSQQLSNDGMLVIVAAGDRSVYEDCSSCFQAMGKTSFFIGEAGNAARMMLILNMVQGSFMATIAEGLTLAQATGQSQQTFLDILCHGQMASTFVDQKCQNILQGNFKPDYYLKHIQKDLRLAISMGDSVNHPTPMAAAANEVYKRAKALDQSDNDMSAVYRAYIH
- the glyr1 gene encoding cytokine-like nuclear factor N-PAC isoform X1, which translates into the protein MATVHLRIGDLVWGKLGRYPPWPGKVVSPPKDLKKPRGKKCFFVKFFGTEDHAWIKVEQLKPYHPHKEEMIKINKGKRFQQAVDAVEEYLKKAKGKDQTHSDDKSKSDKGRKAAKPMKIIEEDDEDAFKGGSSDKEQTDSDPEPSSVQRLVAGTVSGFKWESSPVKDDPHFHHFLLSQSEKPASSMEPITKRLKIIEEDTRSTSIQAADSTAINGSITPTDKRIGFLGLGLMGSGVVSNLLKMGHVVTVWNRTAEKCDLFIQEGARLGRTPAEVVSMCDITFSCVSDPKAARDLVLGPSGVLQGIRPGKCYVEMSTVDPETITELSQVITSRGGRFLEAPVSGSQQLSNDGMLVIVAAGDRSVYEDCSSCFQAMGKTSFFIAGEAGNAARMMLILNMVQGSFMATIAEGLTLAQATGQSQQTFLDILCHGQMASTFVDQKCQNILQGNFKPDYYLKHIQKDLRLAISMGDSVNHPTPMAAAANEVYKRAKALDQSDNDMSAVYRAYIH
- the glyr1 gene encoding cytokine-like nuclear factor N-PAC isoform X3 produces the protein MATVHLRIGDLVWGKLGRYPPWPGKVVSPPKDLKKPRGKKCFFVKFFGTEDHAWIKVEQLKPYHPHKEEMIKINKGKRFQQAVDAVEEYLKKAKGKDQTHSDDKSKSDKGRKAAKPMKIIEEDDEDAFKGGSSDKEQTDSDPEPSSVQRLVAGTVSGFKWESSPASSMEPITKRLKIIEEDTRSTSIQAADSTAINGSITPTDKRIGFLGLGLMGSGVVSNLLKMGHVVTVWNRTAEKCDLFIQEGARLGRTPAEVVSMCDITFSCVSDPKAARDLVLGPSGVLQGIRPGKCYVEMSTVDPETITELSQVITSRGGRFLEAPVSGSQQLSNDGMLVIVAAGDRSVYEDCSSCFQAMGKTSFFIAGEAGNAARMMLILNMVQGSFMATIAEGLTLAQATGQSQQTFLDILCHGQMASTFVDQKCQNILQGNFKPDYYLKHIQKDLRLAISMGDSVNHPTPMAAAANEVYKRAKALDQSDNDMSAVYRAYIH
- the glyr1 gene encoding cytokine-like nuclear factor N-PAC isoform X4, giving the protein MATVHLRIGDLVWGKLGRYPPWPGKVVSPPKDLKKPRGKKCFFVKFFGTEDHAWIKVEQLKPYHPHKEEMIKINKGKRFQQAVDAVEEYLKKAKGKDQTHSDDKSKSDKGRKAAKPMKIIEEDDEDAFKGGSSDKPVKDDPHFHHFLLSQSEKPASSMEPITKRLKIIEEDTRSTSIQAADSTAINGSITPTDKRIGFLGLGLMGSGVVSNLLKMGHVVTVWNRTAEKCDLFIQEGARLGRTPAEVVSMCDITFSCVSDPKAARDLVLGPSGVLQGIRPGKCYVEMSTVDPETITELSQVITSRGGRFLEAPVSGSQQLSNDGMLVIVAAGDRSVYEDCSSCFQAMGKTSFFIAGEAGNAARMMLILNMVQGSFMATIAEGLTLAQATGQSQQTFLDILCHGQMASTFVDQKCQNILQGNFKPDYYLKHIQKDLRLAISMGDSVNHPTPMAAAANEVYKRAKALDQSDNDMSAVYRAYIH
- the glyr1 gene encoding cytokine-like nuclear factor N-PAC isoform X5; its protein translation is MATVHLRIGDLVWGKLGRYPPWPGKVVSPPKDLKKPRGKKCFFVKFFGTEDHAWIKVEQLKPYHPHKEEMIKINKGKRFQQAVDAVEEYLKKAKGKDQTHSDDKSKSDKGRKAAKPMKIIEEDDEDAFKGGSSDKPASSMEPITKRLKIIEEDTRSTSIQAADSTAINGSITPTDKRIGFLGLGLMGSGVVSNLLKMGHVVTVWNRTAEKCDLFIQEGARLGRTPAEVVSMCDITFSCVSDPKAARDLVLGPSGVLQGIRPGKCYVEMSTVDPETITELSQVITSRGGRFLEAPVSGSQQLSNDGMLVIVAAGDRSVYEDCSSCFQAMGKTSFFIAGEAGNAARMMLILNMVQGSFMATIAEGLTLAQATGQSQQTFLDILCHGQMASTFVDQKCQNILQGNFKPDYYLKHIQKDLRLAISMGDSVNHPTPMAAAANEVYKRAKALDQSDNDMSAVYRAYIH